One region of Gossypium raimondii isolate GPD5lz chromosome 6, ASM2569854v1, whole genome shotgun sequence genomic DNA includes:
- the LOC105773798 gene encoding uncharacterized protein LOC105773798, translating into MGVIHRHKRIGTAESHGDHQLSHKEADQFRHRSFSYSDQLIAIYAKDPTTGKDAQTAANIIEEIDVENVATTNTHEERNDFYGCETDVSLGDMDLSATQSQPPRNQGDSTFSKKTKNIFDASDHISSTSFTDASTLLAENIRTVDLEINRSISSEVLIQQKSEMAIQESALKLYPILFEVEGLTEDERYCALSKIPDHPTQMLIFFSLPSSVRLEWVRRFLADH; encoded by the exons atgggg gtaatccacagacaTAAGCGGATCGGTACGGCGGAGTCTCACGGTGACCACCAGTTG AGTCATAAAGAAGCTGATCAATTCAGACATCGTAGTTTCTCTTATTCTGACCAACTTATTGCCATCTACGCAAAAGATCCAACCactgggaaagatgctcaaacagccgctaatattattgaagaaatagatGTTGAGAATGTAGCTACTACAAATACTCATGAAGAAAGAAACGATTTCTATGGATGCGAAACTGATGTTTCTTTGGGTGACATGGATCTTTCAGCTACACAATCGCAACCACCTAGAAACCAAGGCGATTCCACATTTTCAAAGaagacaaaaaatatttttgatgcGAGTGATCATATTTCTTCTACTTCATTTACTGATGCTTCCACTTTATTGGCGGAAAACATACGGACTGTTGACCTTGAAATCAATAGGAGCATTTCTTCAGAAGTGTTAATTCAACAAAAGTCAGAAATGGCCATTCAAGAAAGTGCTCTAAAATTATATCCAATCTTATTCGAAGTAGAAGGTTTAACTGAGGATGAGCGCTATTGTGCgttgagtaaaattccagacCATCCAACACAAatgctcattttctttagtttaccttcttcTGTGCGATTGGAATGGGTTAGAAGATTTCTTGCTGACCATTAA
- the LOC105773797 gene encoding DNA cross-link repair protein SNM1, translating into MLSRSTASQLIYAASGDDDDFQIPPTQTLSASLKPNSHKTPLKPSNPPHPSFKKRNHAANSGKENAVVSTVPATRSDDLPVLRDICGLDLIPSSIDSSFDSTSAQNKESDTVKCDEKKMESLELTKGYMCNSVESRLIRPISELSEGFCEVCEEDEELDELLKLCDEVEEKEEETSREEEEDNGIEQERNAEDNGSVPCPLCGVDISNLNEEQRLVHTNGCLDKVENPPPKVVIPSSVDSELHSLPEVVDGPLLSPRQVVDVSPVVNWLSGLGLAKYAAAFVQEEVDWDTLKWLTEEDVFSIGVTALGPRKKIVHALSELRKGGSCAAEPHLDHPKHEKGSAKSNKRKMQTKLSNVADDETTKPAANKLITDYFPGYVSDRKKVCTPTRGQNRSDKGQSSAGRRPVQKNNVKNGKLKDIPSWCCIPGTPFRVDAFKYLRGDCSHWFLTHFHMDHYQGLTKSFRHGKIYCSSITARLVNLKLGIPWAMLQVLPLNEKINISGIYITCLDANHCPGSIMILFEPPNGKAILHTGDFRYSEEMGGLSLLHACPIHTLILDTTYCNPQYDFPKQVAVIQFVIEAIQAEAFNPKTLFLIGSYTIGKERLFLEVARVLRRKVYITAAKLRLLECLGFSKEDMQWFTSNDQESQIHVVPMWTLASFKRLKHISNHYARRFNLVVAFSPTGWTFGKGKKKSPGRRWQQGTIIRYEVPYSEHSSFTELREFVKLVSPENIIPSVNNEGPDSAKAMISHLLP; encoded by the exons ATGCTCTCAAGATCCACGGCATCCCAGCTTATCTACGCCGCTTCCGGCGACGACGACGATTTTCAAATTCCCCCAACTCAAACCCTTTCAGCTTCCCTAAAACCTAACTCACACAAAACTCCCCTTAAACCTTCCAACCCTCCCCACCCTTCTTTCAAGAAACGCAACCACGCCGCTAACTCTGGGAAAGAAAACGCCGTCGTTTCCACCGTTCCAGCAACTCGATCCGACGATCTCCCCGTTCTTCGCGATATTTGCGGCTTGGATTTAATACCTTCCAGCATCGATTCTAGTTTTGATTCGACCTCTGCTCAAAATAAGGAATCTGATACTGTAAAATGTGACGAGAAGAAAATGGAGTCATTGGAATTGACTAAAGGTTATATGTGTAATTCAGTAGAGTCGAGATTGATAAGGCCGATATCAGAATTAAGCGAGGGATTCTGTGAAGTTTGCGAGGAAGATGAGGAGCTTGATGAGTTACTTAAGCTATGCGATGAAgtggaagaaaaagaagaagaaacgtctcgagaagaagaagaagacaatgGAATTGAACAGGAAAGAAATGCTGAAGACAATGGTTCAGTTCCGTGTCCGCTTTGTGGGGTTGATATTTCGAATTTGAATGAAGAGCAGCGGCTAGTTCACACCAATGGTTGTCTCGACAAGGTGGAGAATCCGCCTCCAAAA GTTGTTATTCCTTCTAGTGTTGACAGTGAGCTTCATAGCCTTCCTGAGGTTGTAGATGGTCCCCTTTTGTCTCCTCGACAAGTTGTTGATGTCTCCCCTGTTGTTAATTGGTTAAGTGGTCTTGGTTTAGCAAAATATGCCGCAGCTTTTGTCCAAGAAGAGGTTGATTGGGACACTCTAAAGTGGTTGACCGAAGAG GATGTGTTCAGCATAGGTGTTACTGCACTTGGCCCTAGGAAGAAGATTGTGCATGCTCTTAGTGAACTCAGAAAAGGAGGCTCATGTGCAGCTGAGCCACATTTGGATCATCCCAAACATGAAAAAGGATCAGCCAAAAGCaacaaaagaaagatgcaaaCCAAGCTTTCTAATGTTGCAGACGATGAAACTACTAAACCAGCTGCAAACAAGTTAATTACAGATTATTTTCCTGGCTACGTTTCTGATAGGAAGAAAGTTTGCACTCCAACAAGAGGGCAGAATAGATCTGACAAAGGTCAATCAAGTGCTGGTCGAAGACCTGTGcagaaaaataatgttaaaaatggaaaactaAAAGACATTCCTTCATGGTGTTGCATTCCTGGGACACCATTTCGAGTG GATGCTTTCAAATACCTTAGAGGAGATTGTTCCCACTGGTTTCTCACGCACTTCCATATGGACC ATTATCAAGGTTTAACAAAGTCTTTTCGTCATGGTAAAATTTACTGCTCCTCAATCACAGCACGGCTTGTAAACTTGAAGCTTGGAATCCCATGGGCAATGTTGCAAGTTTTACCCCTCAATGAAAAGATCAATATTTCTGGTATTTACATAACATGCTTGGATGCAAATCACTGCCCAGGATCCATCATGATACTCTTTGAACCACCTAACGGTAAG GCTATTCTACACACAGGAGATTTTCGCTATAGTGAGGAAATGGGAGGCCTGTCTCTTTTGCATGCTTGTCCTATACATACTCTCATCCTTGATACAACTTACTGTAATCCTCAG TATGACTTCCCGAAGCAAGTAGCTGTTATACAGTTTGTCATTGAGGCAATCCAAGCAGAGGCATTCAATCCTAAGACACTTTTTCTAATTGGCAGCTATACAATTG GAAAGGAAAGGCTATTCTTGGAGGTTGCACGTGTCCTTCGTAGAAAGGTTTACATCACTGCAGCAAAGCTCCGTCTATTGGAATGCTTGGGGTTCTCCAAGGAAGACATGCAGTGGTTCACATCTAACGATCAGGAAAGCCAGATCCATGTTGTCCCTATGTGGACACTTGCAAGCTTCAAACGACTGAAACATATATCCAATCATTATGCG CGTCGATTCAATCTAGTAGTTGCTTTCTCTCCCACGGGTTGGACCTTTGGtaagggaaaaaagaaatctCCAGGGAGAAGGTGGCAGCAGGGTACCATCATAAG GTACGAAGTACCATATAGTGAGCATAGCAGCTTCACTGAGCTCAGAGAATTTGTGAAACTTGTATCTCCAGAAAACATAATACCAAGTGTAAATAACGAGGGACCAGATTCTGCTAAAGCCATGATATCCCATTTGCTACCTTGA